A genomic segment from Schistocerca piceifrons isolate TAMUIC-IGC-003096 chromosome 4, iqSchPice1.1, whole genome shotgun sequence encodes:
- the LOC124795893 gene encoding uncharacterized protein LOC124795893 has protein sequence MLQEVVTTDLEQVPGFDVFTNMDAETRNGTAIMVRNGIDVENIKTLTDGRGIAIKIAETQVVNIYAPSGTENKRTRSQFFNEDMCGLLPHNNSNVVLGGDFNCVSAPEEQVPVLNLCMDLQELLRKLKLDDSWRVLYPDTTEFTYYHNHGRSRLDRIYVTRELAASVSHVEVCPVIFSYHCAYKCKLQLAKRKIP, from the coding sequence ATGTTACAAGAAGTCGTCACTACCGACTTAGAACAAGTACCGGGATTCGACGTCTTCACCAACATGGACGCAGAAACGAGGAATGGGACTGCTATAATGGTGAGGAATGGGATCGACGTGGAGAACATCAAGACCCTGACTGACGGCCGCGGAATAGCGATAAAAATAGCTGAGACCCAAGTCGTTAATATCTATGCGCCGTCAGGCACAGAAAACAAACGAACAAGAAGCCAGTTCTTCAATGAAGATATGTGTGGGCTCCTCCCACACAACAATAGCAACGTTGTGctgggaggcgacttcaactgcgtgtcTGCGCCGGAAGAGCAAGTCCCGGTACTAAATCTGTGCATGGACCTGCAGGAACTCCTAAGAAAGTTGAAACTAGACGACTCTTGGCGTGTACTATATCCAGACACAACCGAATTCACGTATTACCACAACCACGGAAGAAGCAGGCTCGACAGGATTTATGTGACCAGGGAGTTGGCCGCCTCCGTATCGCATGTGGAAGTCTGCCCTGTGATCTTCTCCTACCACTGTGCCTACAAATGCAAGCTGCAGTTGGCAAAAAGAAAAATCCCATGA